In Pueribacillus theae, a genomic segment contains:
- a CDS encoding acyclic terpene utilization AtuA family protein translates to MEEIRILAPCGILGYGFSVDAFQNGLDKKPHLIAVDAGSTDGGPQKLGKGTGIVSKAAVHRDLTIILTEAKKLDIPVIIGSAGGAGCHSGVDWTVQIVEEICNEAKVKFNTAAIHADIEKAEVEKSLHDGTISPLGPVHELNHQLLNDTNKIVAQMGAEPIMEALKSNAQLIICGRAYDPAIFASFCIMNGFDKGISWHMGKILECGALCLKPGTAGDCAFGVLHKDFFEIHSLQEERKCNVTSVAAHVLYEKSHPYIHNGPGFKLDLSNCEYEQMNPYVVRVSGTRYYEIPYKLKLEGVRSVGWRQVVIAGIRDPIAIEKINEILDYSLKRAEDYFSILHGIDFHLHFITYGKNGVMGEREPKTNFNPIEIGLVIEVVAPSKDLSKAICSFVRSTILHYHYTGRMATSGNLAIPFPDLEGGEVFEFTIYHLMDVYDPSKLFKTHFQIIGEES, encoded by the coding sequence ATGGAGGAAATACGAATTTTAGCTCCATGTGGAATTCTTGGATATGGCTTCTCAGTGGATGCGTTTCAAAATGGCTTGGATAAAAAACCACATTTGATAGCTGTTGATGCTGGTTCTACTGATGGCGGACCGCAAAAATTAGGTAAAGGAACTGGTATTGTCAGTAAAGCTGCAGTTCATCGGGATTTAACAATTATTCTAACTGAAGCTAAGAAACTTGATATTCCAGTAATTATCGGGAGCGCAGGTGGAGCTGGTTGTCACAGTGGAGTTGACTGGACAGTACAAATTGTTGAAGAAATTTGTAATGAAGCAAAGGTAAAGTTTAATACTGCTGCAATACACGCTGATATAGAAAAAGCAGAAGTTGAAAAATCACTTCATGACGGAACTATCTCTCCATTGGGTCCCGTTCATGAATTAAATCACCAACTATTAAATGATACAAACAAGATTGTCGCTCAAATGGGCGCCGAACCAATTATGGAAGCTTTAAAATCAAATGCTCAATTAATTATTTGTGGTAGAGCATATGATCCAGCCATTTTTGCTAGTTTTTGTATAATGAATGGTTTTGATAAAGGGATATCTTGGCATATGGGCAAAATTCTAGAATGTGGTGCACTTTGTTTAAAACCTGGTACGGCAGGAGATTGTGCATTTGGCGTGTTGCATAAAGATTTTTTTGAAATTCATTCATTGCAAGAAGAAAGAAAATGTAATGTGACCTCAGTGGCTGCCCATGTTCTATACGAAAAATCCCATCCCTATATCCATAACGGACCCGGCTTTAAGCTAGATTTAAGTAATTGTGAATACGAGCAAATGAATCCCTACGTTGTAAGGGTTAGTGGAACAAGATACTATGAGATTCCATACAAATTAAAATTGGAAGGTGTTCGTTCTGTAGGTTGGCGGCAAGTGGTGATAGCCGGAATTCGTGACCCCATTGCAATAGAAAAAATCAATGAAATTCTGGATTACAGTCTGAAGAGAGCTGAGGATTATTTTTCGATATTACACGGGATCGATTTTCATTTGCACTTTATCACTTATGGTAAAAATGGTGTTATGGGAGAAAGAGAACCAAAAACTAATTTTAACCCAATTGAGATCGGATTAGTGATCGAAGTTGTCGCTCCGTCGAAAGATTTATCCAAAGCCATTTGTTCATTTGTGCGTTCAACAATTTTGCATTATCACTATACTGGCAGGATGGCAACCTCCGGTAATTTGGCAATTCCTTTTCCCGATTTAGAAGGGGGAGAAGTCTTTGAATTCACCATATATCACTTAATGGATGTATATGATCCAAGTAAACTATTTAAAACCCATTTTCAGATAATAGGAGAGGAATCATAA
- a CDS encoding DUF4387 domain-containing protein: MGVLKQYLEVLRSKNSGPFEITIDLIFKNREVFQQVIENEIITKKTISALYDIKESSILCVEGYTPARAIKITMAREKSSGSYGERDTLGAQQHAPLLYFQIPDFK; this comes from the coding sequence ATGGGAGTTTTAAAACAATATCTTGAGGTGTTACGTAGCAAAAACTCGGGACCATTTGAAATTACGATTGATTTGATATTTAAAAATCGAGAAGTTTTTCAACAAGTCATTGAAAACGAAATTATTACAAAGAAAACAATTTCTGCACTGTATGACATTAAAGAATCTAGTATTTTATGTGTAGAAGGTTATACCCCAGCTCGAGCAATAAAAATTACGATGGCAAGAGAGAAGTCATCCGGATCGTACGGAGAGAGAGATACACTAGGTGCCCAACAGCATGCCCCGTTGTTATATTTTCAAATTCCTGATTTTAAATGA
- a CDS encoding PaaI family thioesterase produces MRNNESEVIPSPYWKFIGLREVELRDGTARIELPVKEELLQRRGTVHGGVIASLIDASVGASIRSLLSNNQSAATVEMKVNYIRPGVGNLLIGKGKVVSLGKTIAVGEAKIVNESDKVIASGMATFMIFTKE; encoded by the coding sequence ATGAGAAATAATGAATCTGAGGTCATTCCCAGTCCCTATTGGAAATTTATTGGTCTTCGTGAAGTGGAACTTAGAGATGGGACAGCTCGAATTGAGCTTCCCGTTAAGGAGGAGCTATTGCAGCGAAGGGGAACTGTACATGGTGGGGTGATCGCCAGTTTGATTGATGCGTCTGTGGGCGCATCAATTCGCTCTCTCCTATCAAATAACCAGAGTGCCGCTACTGTTGAAATGAAGGTGAATTATATACGTCCTGGTGTTGGCAATCTGCTGATTGGAAAAGGCAAGGTAGTTAGTTTAGGGAAAACGATTGCTGTGGGAGAAGCAAAAATCGTCAATGAAAGTGATAAAGTCATTGCTTCAGGAATGGCTACTTTCATGATTTTTACGAAAGAATAG